A DNA window from Gallaecimonas pentaromativorans contains the following coding sequences:
- the fliJ gene encoding flagellar export protein FliJ, with the protein MSKALELVLDQRKQQEDRALAQLAQARQALAQLQGKLNTLQNYRNGYLKEMQQKAGVGLTAVNMVHYQRFVARLDSGLADLQGQLVQHQQAVASREQAWRVARQDTKAIDLLLERKAQDAAVAAQRREQRELDDLVGRKVGTPIA; encoded by the coding sequence ATGAGTAAAGCCTTGGAGCTGGTGCTGGACCAGCGCAAGCAACAAGAAGACCGGGCCTTGGCGCAACTGGCCCAGGCCCGCCAGGCCCTGGCGCAGCTTCAGGGCAAACTCAATACCCTGCAAAACTACCGCAATGGTTACCTCAAAGAGATGCAGCAAAAGGCCGGTGTTGGTCTTACTGCCGTGAACATGGTCCACTACCAGCGCTTTGTGGCGCGCCTCGATAGCGGCCTTGCCGACTTGCAAGGGCAACTGGTGCAGCATCAGCAGGCGGTGGCGAGCCGCGAACAAGCCTGGCGGGTTGCCCGCCAAGACACCAAAGCCATCGATCTGCTGCTTGAGCGCAAAGCGCAAGACGCCGCCGTAGCCGCCCAGCGCCGCGAGCAACGGGAGCTTGACGATCTGGTTGGCCGTAAGGTTGGAACACCAATTGCATAG
- the fliI gene encoding flagellar protein export ATPase FliI: MANERQSLADRLGRFERLMQLPKPSVAGRLVRVVGLALEAQGCRAPIGSLCRIEGHSQDVEAEVVGFGNNTLYLMPNQDVSGILPGARVTPLGVSATLPVGMSLLGRVVDGLGRPLDGMGAVRAENRVGFKGRPLNPLTRRPIRKPLDVGVRAINTLLTVGQGQRMGLFAGSGVGKSVLLGMMTKGTSADVIVVGLVGERGREVREFIDEILGAEGRRRAVVVAAPADTSPLMRLKACETALTFAEYFRDQGLNVLLLVDSLTRYAQAQREIALAVGEPPATKGYPPSVFARLPGLVERAGNGGDGQGGITAFFTVLSEGDDLQDPVADAARAILDGHIVLSRALADSGHYPAIDVGASVSRVMPQVTSEAHQLQARAVKALFSAYEQSRDLIQVGAYRQGSDPKVDIAIRLKEPMNLFLRQSMQEVCPYDDCLQALELLAKAAGEGA, encoded by the coding sequence ATGGCGAATGAGCGCCAGAGTCTGGCTGACCGCTTAGGGCGCTTTGAGCGGCTGATGCAGCTGCCAAAGCCCAGCGTGGCCGGCCGGCTGGTACGGGTGGTGGGCCTTGCCCTTGAAGCCCAAGGCTGCCGCGCCCCCATCGGTTCTTTGTGCCGCATCGAGGGGCACAGCCAGGACGTGGAAGCCGAGGTGGTAGGCTTTGGCAACAACACCCTCTATCTGATGCCAAACCAGGACGTCTCCGGCATTTTACCCGGCGCCAGGGTAACCCCCTTAGGTGTATCTGCCACCTTGCCGGTGGGCATGAGTCTGCTGGGCCGAGTGGTGGATGGTCTTGGCCGCCCCTTGGACGGCATGGGCGCGGTGCGCGCCGAAAACCGGGTGGGCTTTAAGGGTCGGCCTTTAAACCCGCTGACCCGTCGCCCCATCCGCAAGCCCCTGGATGTGGGGGTGCGGGCCATCAACACCTTGCTCACCGTCGGCCAGGGCCAGCGCATGGGGCTCTTTGCCGGCTCCGGTGTCGGTAAATCGGTGCTGCTGGGCATGATGACCAAAGGCACCAGCGCCGATGTGATTGTGGTGGGCCTGGTGGGGGAGCGGGGCCGGGAAGTGCGCGAATTCATTGACGAAATTCTTGGCGCCGAAGGCCGCCGCCGCGCCGTGGTGGTAGCGGCCCCTGCCGACACCAGCCCGCTGATGCGCCTTAAAGCCTGCGAAACCGCCCTGACCTTTGCCGAGTATTTTCGCGACCAGGGCCTTAACGTGCTGCTGCTGGTGGATTCTTTAACCCGTTACGCCCAGGCCCAGCGGGAGATAGCCCTTGCCGTAGGCGAGCCGCCTGCTACCAAGGGCTACCCGCCGTCGGTGTTTGCCCGCCTACCGGGCCTGGTGGAGCGCGCCGGTAACGGCGGCGATGGCCAGGGCGGCATTACCGCCTTTTTCACCGTGCTAAGCGAAGGGGATGACTTGCAAGACCCGGTAGCGGACGCCGCCCGGGCCATCCTCGATGGCCACATCGTGCTGTCTCGGGCACTGGCCGATTCCGGCCACTACCCGGCCATTGACGTGGGCGCCTCGGTGTCACGGGTGATGCCCCAGGTTACCTCTGAAGCGCACCAATTGCAGGCCAGAGCCGTCAAGGCACTGTTCAGCGCCTACGAGCAATCTAGGGACCTTATCCAGGTGGGCGCCTATCGCCAGGGCTCCGATCCCAAAGTCGATATCGCCATCCGCTTGAAAGAGCCCATGAACCTTTTTCTGCGCCAGTCGATGCAGGAGGTCTGCCCCTATGACGACTGCCTGCAAGCCCTTGAGTTGTTGGCCAAAGCCGCCGGGGAGGGCGCATGA
- a CDS encoding flagellar assembly protein FliH translates to MSDEIQRWEGGDFTPPEPDEISRALHIHRRKQGQDNEPEAPAARPQGMSIAELETLRADAAEEGFNEGKDEGFKAGHAEGHSQGLDEGKEQGYQQGLQEGLAAGQQQIADAVNHWQAMADELAAPLLDKDQRIEGKLVTLLVAGMQAVLGHELKTDKELVHHLIRQGIDALSEDDTTITIEVAPTDARLLHQQYSEDELKDRRWKVREEPTLRHGQCRIEAGQSLVDVDLQERLRILCQGILAEAGLSHDGE, encoded by the coding sequence GTGTCTGACGAAATTCAGCGCTGGGAAGGGGGCGATTTTACGCCGCCGGAGCCGGATGAAATATCAAGAGCGCTGCATATTCACCGGCGCAAGCAAGGCCAGGACAACGAGCCTGAGGCGCCGGCTGCCCGCCCCCAGGGCATGAGCATTGCCGAACTCGAAACCTTGCGCGCCGACGCCGCCGAAGAAGGCTTTAACGAAGGCAAAGACGAAGGCTTTAAAGCCGGCCATGCCGAGGGCCACAGCCAAGGGCTCGACGAAGGCAAAGAGCAAGGCTACCAGCAGGGTCTTCAAGAGGGCCTCGCTGCCGGCCAGCAACAGATAGCTGACGCCGTTAATCACTGGCAAGCCATGGCTGACGAACTGGCAGCGCCGCTTTTGGATAAAGACCAACGCATCGAAGGCAAGCTGGTGACCTTACTGGTGGCCGGTATGCAGGCGGTGCTGGGCCATGAGCTCAAAACCGACAAAGAGCTGGTTCATCACCTTATTCGCCAAGGCATTGACGCCCTCTCCGAAGACGACACCACCATCACCATCGAGGTGGCTCCTACCGACGCACGCCTCCTGCACCAGCAATACAGCGAAGACGAGCTCAAAGACCGGCGCTGGAAAGTGCGAGAAGAACCCACCCTGCGCCATGGCCAATGCCGCATCGAAGCCGGGCAATCCCTGGTGGATGTGGACCTTCAAGAGCGGCTTCGCATCCTGTGCCAGGGAATTTTGGCCGAAGCCGGATTGAGCCACGATGGCGAATGA
- the fliG gene encoding flagellar motor switch protein FliG, protein MANDLAEKKTFDVSKLNGIEKTAILLLSLTEEDAASILRHMEPKQVQKVGMMMASMEDFSQEKVLAVHKSFIEDIQQYSSIGFDSEDFIRKALNHALGEDKAGALIDKIILGGNAKGLDSLKWMDARQVASIIQNEHPQIQTIVLSYLDPDQSAEILSQFADRDRLDLLMRIANLEEVQPAALQELNEIMEKQFAGQSGAQAAKMGGLKAAANIMNYLDTAVENQLMEGIRETDEELSQQIQDLMFVFENLAEVDDRAIQTLLRDVQQDTLIRALKGADDGLREKMFKNMSKRAADLMRDDLEAMGPIRISEVEAAQKEILSVARRLSDAGEIALASGGADEFL, encoded by the coding sequence ATGGCAAATGATCTGGCTGAGAAAAAGACCTTTGATGTCAGCAAGCTCAATGGCATTGAGAAAACCGCCATTTTGCTGCTGAGCCTCACCGAGGAAGATGCGGCCTCTATCCTGCGCCACATGGAGCCTAAACAGGTTCAGAAAGTGGGCATGATGATGGCGTCCATGGAGGATTTCAGCCAGGAGAAGGTGCTGGCGGTGCACAAATCCTTTATCGAGGACATCCAGCAGTATTCCTCCATCGGTTTTGACTCCGAAGACTTTATCCGCAAGGCCCTGAACCATGCCCTGGGCGAGGACAAGGCCGGCGCCCTTATCGACAAAATCATCCTCGGTGGTAACGCCAAGGGCCTTGACTCCCTTAAATGGATGGACGCTCGCCAGGTGGCCAGCATCATCCAGAACGAACACCCGCAAATTCAGACCATCGTGCTTTCTTACCTTGACCCGGACCAAAGCGCCGAGATTTTGTCGCAGTTTGCCGACCGGGACCGTTTGGATCTGCTGATGCGCATTGCCAACCTCGAAGAGGTACAACCGGCGGCGCTGCAAGAGCTGAACGAGATCATGGAGAAGCAGTTCGCCGGCCAAAGCGGCGCCCAGGCAGCCAAGATGGGTGGCCTCAAGGCGGCCGCCAACATCATGAACTACCTAGATACGGCGGTAGAAAACCAGCTGATGGAAGGCATCCGCGAAACCGACGAAGAGCTCAGCCAGCAAATTCAGGATTTGATGTTCGTGTTCGAAAACCTGGCCGAGGTGGACGACCGCGCCATCCAGACGCTGCTGCGCGACGTGCAGCAGGACACCCTTATTCGTGCCCTCAAGGGCGCCGACGACGGCCTTCGGGAAAAAATGTTCAAGAACATGTCCAAACGGGCCGCCGATCTTATGCGCGACGATCTCGAAGCCATGGGCCCCATCCGCATCTCCGAAGTGGAAGCGGCCCAGAAAGAGATCCTCAGTGTGGCAAGGCGCTTGTCCGATGCTGGCGAAATTGCCTTGGCCAGCGGCGGCGCCGACGAATTCCTCTAA
- the fliF gene encoding flagellar basal-body MS-ring/collar protein FliF has product MANENTQLATVGNAPAPGTADMQGAGASDNGEQSFSLMSNLGNADVLRQISLVLGLAIGLALVVLVFLWAKEPEYRPLGRMETNELVSTLDFLDQHQYSYKIEGNTVLVPEGDYQKIKLAMTRAGMSSAQENTGDDILMKDMGFGVSQRLEQERLKFSREQQLSRAIEELSAVKRARVLLAIPKDSVFLRERQQPSATVVLNLARGSSLKQEEVDSIVDMVASAVHGLSPDKVTVTDQNGRLLNSGSQNALAARSRKELELETAREKQYLDKVDSIMSPVVGLDNYTAQVDVSMDFTAVEQTQKRYNPDQPAVRSEMSVEENRNGGTPGGVPGALSNQPPAASQIPEDATNTQSNTVQTPGSSRSESTKNFELDTTISHTQQQVGTIDRMTVSVAVDYKNQTDADGKVTKVARSPEELDSIKRLLMAGLGINPARGDSLEVLSVPFARPDADLPDAIPFYETGWFARLAKVLAGALIIIVLIFVVVRPLLKRLMGGNAQADNLALDGGHYGLGDEDALESLSGMEEDALVPGVTLVGGVKLPDLRKDEEVLKAIRALVANEPELSAQVVKGWLTDDGK; this is encoded by the coding sequence GTGGCAAACGAAAACACCCAACTGGCTACTGTCGGCAACGCGCCGGCTCCCGGCACCGCCGACATGCAAGGCGCAGGCGCCAGTGACAACGGCGAGCAGAGCTTTAGCCTGATGTCCAACCTCGGCAACGCCGATGTGCTGCGTCAGATAAGCCTGGTGCTGGGCCTGGCCATCGGCCTGGCGCTGGTGGTATTGGTGTTTTTGTGGGCCAAAGAACCGGAATACCGCCCCTTGGGGCGCATGGAGACTAATGAGCTGGTCTCTACCCTCGATTTTCTCGACCAGCACCAATACAGCTACAAGATTGAAGGCAACACCGTGCTGGTGCCGGAAGGTGACTACCAGAAGATAAAGCTGGCCATGACCCGTGCCGGCATGAGCTCGGCCCAGGAAAACACCGGCGACGACATCCTGATGAAGGACATGGGCTTTGGTGTCAGCCAGCGCCTGGAGCAAGAGCGCCTGAAATTCAGCCGCGAGCAGCAGCTGTCCCGCGCCATCGAGGAATTGTCTGCCGTTAAGCGCGCCCGGGTACTGTTGGCCATTCCCAAAGATTCCGTGTTCCTTCGCGAGCGCCAGCAGCCCTCTGCCACCGTGGTGCTGAACCTGGCTCGCGGCTCCAGCCTCAAGCAAGAAGAAGTAGACTCCATCGTCGATATGGTGGCCTCTGCCGTGCATGGCCTGAGCCCTGACAAAGTCACGGTGACCGACCAAAACGGCCGCCTGCTCAACTCCGGCAGCCAAAACGCCCTGGCGGCCCGCTCCCGCAAAGAGCTGGAGCTGGAGACCGCCCGCGAGAAGCAATACCTCGATAAAGTCGACTCCATCATGTCGCCGGTGGTGGGCCTGGATAACTACACCGCCCAGGTGGATGTCTCCATGGACTTTACCGCCGTCGAGCAGACCCAAAAACGCTACAACCCAGACCAACCGGCGGTGCGCTCGGAAATGAGCGTTGAAGAAAACCGCAATGGCGGCACCCCCGGTGGCGTACCTGGCGCGCTGTCCAACCAGCCGCCGGCGGCCTCTCAGATTCCCGAAGACGCCACCAATACCCAAAGTAATACCGTGCAAACCCCCGGCTCCAGCCGCTCGGAAAGCACCAAGAATTTTGAATTGGACACCACCATCAGCCACACCCAGCAACAGGTGGGCACCATCGACCGCATGACGGTGTCGGTGGCGGTGGATTACAAAAACCAGACCGATGCCGACGGCAAAGTCACCAAAGTGGCGCGCAGCCCCGAAGAGCTGGACAGCATCAAGCGTCTGCTGATGGCAGGCCTGGGTATCAATCCTGCCCGTGGCGACAGCCTGGAAGTGTTGTCGGTGCCCTTTGCCCGCCCCGACGCCGACCTGCCCGATGCCATCCCCTTCTACGAGACCGGCTGGTTTGCGCGGCTGGCCAAGGTACTGGCCGGGGCCCTTATCATCATCGTGCTGATCTTCGTGGTGGTGCGCCCGCTCCTTAAACGCCTGATGGGCGGCAATGCCCAGGCCGATAACTTGGCGCTGGACGGCGGCCATTACGGGCTGGGTGACGAAGATGCACTGGAAAGCCTGTCCGGTATGGAAGAAGATGCCCTGGTACCCGGCGTGACCCTGGTTGGGGGTGTTAAACTGCCGGACCTGCGTAAAGATGAAGAAGTGCTCAAGGCGATCCGCGCCTTGGTGGCCAACGAACCTGAGCTGTCGGCCCAGGTGGTGAAAGGGTGGTTGACCGACGATGGCAAATGA
- the fliE gene encoding flagellar hook-basal body complex protein FliE, with protein sequence MKIGGENSALLQQMQSLINQAQGPRVSREAMAPDSLGSLGSAQGPNKIQSDFSNLFTQALDKVNGLQQDAGSKQTAVEMGDPNVSIADAMIASQKAGIAFQATVQVRNKLMQAYQDVMNMPV encoded by the coding sequence ATGAAGATCGGTGGTGAAAACTCAGCTTTGCTGCAACAGATGCAGTCGCTTATCAACCAGGCCCAAGGCCCGCGCGTCAGCCGCGAGGCCATGGCCCCGGACAGCCTCGGCTCCCTTGGCAGTGCCCAGGGTCCCAACAAGATCCAGAGCGATTTTTCCAACCTTTTTACCCAGGCACTGGACAAGGTCAACGGTTTGCAACAGGATGCCGGGTCCAAGCAAACCGCCGTTGAAATGGGCGATCCTAACGTGTCCATCGCCGATGCCATGATCGCCAGCCAAAAAGCCGGTATTGCCTTCCAAGCCACTGTCCAGGTACGCAACAAATTGATGCAAGCGTACCAGGACGTGATGAACATGCCGGTGTAA
- a CDS encoding sigma-54-dependent transcriptional regulator, translating into MTQVLIVEDDAALSEALVDTLELAGFAVQTAINGEEALLALKSHHCQIVVSDVQMAGMDGMALLRSLRKSHPELPVLLMTAHAKVNDAVEAMKLGAIDYMAKPFAPEVLINMVSRYALAEETDDKGPVVADPKSEALLKLAAKVAKTDATVMVLGPSGSGKEVLARFVHQQSGRANAPFVAINCAAIPDNMLEATLFGYEKGAFTGAIQACPGKFEQANGGTLLLDEITEMDLNLQAKLLRVLQEREVERLGARKPVSLDVRVLATSNRDLKDAVAQGRFREDLYYRLNVFPLTWPALKDRPGDIVPLARHLLARHSKGEAPQLTEDACERLTQHGWPGNVRELDNVVQRALILAEGQWIDADALYIETDDEALEMPSADGLSGELKAQEAQIILDTLEACNGSRQAVAEKLGISPRTLRYKLARLRDAGISIPA; encoded by the coding sequence ATGACCCAGGTTTTGATTGTTGAAGACGACGCGGCCCTGTCTGAGGCCCTGGTCGACACCCTGGAGCTGGCCGGTTTTGCGGTGCAGACCGCCATCAACGGCGAAGAAGCGCTGCTGGCCCTGAAAAGCCATCACTGCCAAATCGTGGTATCCGACGTGCAAATGGCGGGGATGGACGGCATGGCGCTGCTGCGCTCATTGCGTAAATCCCACCCCGAGCTGCCGGTGCTGCTGATGACCGCCCACGCCAAGGTGAACGACGCCGTCGAGGCCATGAAGCTTGGCGCCATCGACTACATGGCCAAGCCCTTCGCCCCGGAAGTGCTGATTAACATGGTCAGCCGCTACGCCCTGGCCGAAGAAACCGACGACAAGGGCCCGGTGGTGGCCGACCCTAAAAGTGAGGCGCTGCTGAAACTGGCGGCCAAGGTCGCCAAGACCGACGCCACCGTCATGGTGCTGGGTCCCAGCGGCTCGGGTAAGGAAGTGCTGGCCCGCTTTGTGCACCAGCAATCGGGCCGGGCCAACGCCCCTTTTGTGGCCATCAACTGCGCCGCCATCCCCGACAACATGCTCGAAGCCACCCTCTTTGGTTACGAGAAAGGCGCCTTTACCGGCGCCATCCAGGCTTGCCCCGGTAAGTTTGAACAGGCCAACGGCGGCACCTTACTGCTCGATGAGATAACCGAGATGGATCTCAACCTGCAGGCCAAGCTGCTGCGGGTGCTGCAAGAGCGTGAAGTGGAGCGCCTGGGGGCCCGCAAGCCGGTGTCTTTGGATGTACGGGTGCTGGCCACATCCAACCGCGACCTCAAAGACGCGGTGGCTCAGGGCCGTTTCCGTGAAGATTTATACTACCGCCTCAACGTATTCCCGCTGACTTGGCCAGCCCTTAAAGACCGGCCGGGAGACATCGTGCCACTGGCCCGCCACCTACTGGCCCGCCACAGCAAGGGCGAGGCGCCGCAATTGACCGAGGATGCCTGTGAGCGCCTCACCCAGCACGGCTGGCCCGGCAACGTACGGGAGCTGGATAACGTGGTGCAGCGCGCCCTTATCCTTGCCGAAGGCCAATGGATTGACGCGGACGCTCTCTACATCGAGACCGACGACGAGGCCCTGGAGATGCCCAGCGCCGATGGCCTCTCTGGGGAGCTTAAAGCCCAGGAAGCGCAGATCATCCTCGACACCCTTGAGGCCTGCAACGGCTCGCGTCAGGCGGTGGCCGAGAAGCTGGGCATCAGCCCCCGCACCTTGCGCTACAAGCTCGCCAGGCTTCGTGATGCGGGGATCAGCATACCGGCTTAA